The Helianthus annuus cultivar XRQ/B chromosome 16, HanXRQr2.0-SUNRISE, whole genome shotgun sequence genome includes a window with the following:
- the LOC110916972 gene encoding transcription factor bHLH18, producing the protein MDLSSTWLSQQEVQDHDFMNQFQMMKPYHMVGDFSVDSFSSESNTKNPSFLDQALEIPTSIKELSNTKKLSTNKMTNNIINKHTPANENPNSKPKPVLDIPNTFTISFGDLKPKDEILPYNDSFDYATGTKRGPIMIRNSIQLRDHMLAERKRREKLARRFISLSSLLPGLKKMDKATVLEDATNYILELQCRVKELEGISNLKTKNMQSAISAKRSKLSCSDDGDSSYDEANIGESRSGCNPEIDVRMSSASVLVRIYCRKNCLLFVKALSEIQKLGLCVTSSSALPFAHTNLLITIVAKKNEDFLMTSTDLVKNLQLTFSTLDGMGVQDCHSMIGH; encoded by the exons ATGGATTTGTCATCGACATGGCTATCACAACAA GAAGTGCAAGATCATGATTTCATGAACCAGTTTCAGATGATGAAACCTTATCACATGGTTGGTGACTTCAGTGTTGATTCATTTTCGTCAGAAAGCAACACCAAAAACCCATCTTTTCTAGATCAAGCTTTAGAAATTCCCACAAGCATCAAGGAACTATCCAATACGAAAAAGCTGTCTACTAATAAGATGACCAACAATATCATCAATAAACATACTCCAGCGAATGAAAACCCGAATTCAAAACCAAAGCCTGTTCTTGATATTCCCAATACTTTCACTATATCTTTTGGGGATCTAAAACCTAAGGATGAGATCCTACCATACAACGATTCATTTGATTACGCAACAGGTACCAAAAGGGGTCCAATCATGATCAGGAATAGCATCCAGCTTCGAGATCATATGTTAGCTGAGAGGAAGAGAAGAGAGAAGTTGGCTCGACGATTTATTTCGTTGTCTTCCCTACTTCCCGGCCTCAAGAAG ATGGATAAGGCAACTGTGTTAGAAGATGCAACTAACTATATCCTAGAACTTCAATGTCGCGTGAAGGAACTTGAGGGAATATCAAACTTAAAGACAAAGAATATGCAATCAGCCATATCTGCAAAAAGATCAAAGCTTAGTTGCAGTGATGATGGTGATTCCTCATACGATGAAGCAAACATTGGTGAGAGCCGTAGCGGTTGCAATCCTGAGATTGACGTGAGGATGTCAAGTGCCAGTGTTCTAGTGCGAATCTACTGCCGAAAGaattgtttgttatttgtgaaagCGCTTAGTGAGATTCAGAAGCTTGGTCTTTGTGTCACTAGTAGCAGTGCTTTGCCATTTGCCCATACCAATCTCCTCATTACCATTGTTGCTAAG AAGAATGAAGACTTCCTGATGACATCAACAGATCTTGTGAAAAACTTGCAACTAACTTTTTCAACCTTAGATGGCATGGGAGTTCAAGATTGCCACTCAATGATTGGTCACTAA